Part of the Myxococcales bacterium genome is shown below.
CGCTGCCCCCACCGGTGTCGACGTTGATGATGCTGACGCTGGAACCACCGGTGTGGCTGACGGGCTCGTAGGCCGCCTTGCTGCCGGCGAGGACGTTCCCGATGCGCGACTCGACGCGCGCGATGGAGGTCTCGACATAACCGTCGGCGGCCTGCCGGAGGTTGCGGCGAACGTCCTGCTGCACCTCCAAGAGGAAGGTCGCGACGGCCTTCATCGACGGAAGGATCGTCGCCTCGATGAGGCCTTCGAGGAAGGTCTCGACGCGGTGCAGGATCGCTCCCGTGGGACCGAGACCGATGGTGTTCACGGCGCCCTTGAGCGTGTGCGTAAGGCGCATCAAGGTCTCGATGGCGGCCTTAGGCTGGTTCGTCTCCTCGAGGGCGAGGATGGCGCGATCGAGCTGATCGAGCAGCTCCGAACACTCCTGGTTGAAGGCGTCGACGAGGTCCGGCTCGGCGGGTAGCTGAACGCGCTCGCGCACGACGGCTTCCTTCACGCGAGGCGCCTTGGCGGGCTTCTTCGCCGCGGCGCTGGAGAACGACGGCTCCTCGGCACGCTCCGACTGGAGCAGCTGGGTCACGCGAGCGAGGCCGCGCTGCAGAACGGCGGCCGAGGTCTTGTCGGCGCTCGCGAGCGACTGAAGGCGGGCCGCCTCCGTCGCGATGGCGTCCTCGGCGACGACGAGCGCCGAACCCTTGAGCCGGTGGAACAACTTGCCCAACTCACCGCGAACTTCGCGCGCGCGAGGGTCGGCGGCCTTGGCGAGCTCGTCCAAGTATTGGCCCGCTCGCTCGCAGAGCTCCTTGGCCTCTTCCATGAAGAACTTCTTCGCGTCACCGACTTCGCTCGGCGGCTCAGCGGCCGACGCGGGCTCCTTCGGGGACTTCGCGACGTCGAGCTCGGGGAGGTTGGCGAGCTTGAGCAAGCGACGCGTGTCGCCGAGGAGGTTCTTGAGGAATTGCTCGTCGACGTCGGTGCCCGATTCGAGGACCTCCTCCATGCGCTTCTGGAGGCTCTCGGCGATCTTGCTGACTTCCTTCAGGCCGACCGTCGCGGCCGCGCCCTTGAGCGTGTGATAGATGCGCTCGACGTGGTCGGCGCTGGCCACGTTGGTCGGGTCTGCGAGGAGCGCTTGCAAGTGCCCCTGGAGCGCGACGACGAGCTCGCGGGCTTCCTCTTGGAAGATCGCCTGAAGCTCCTTGTCGATCTCTGCCGACTCTTCGCCGCTCGGCGACTCCTCGGCGAAGGAGAACTCCGCGCCTTCCTCGCCGCTCGGGCTGTCACCTGACATCGGCGGCGGCGAAAGCGTGATGGGCTTGAGGTCGACCTTGCGAAGGAGGCTGTTGGACTCGAGGGCGAAGGCCGCCAGCGTGTCTTCCCCGGCATCGAGGCGCCCGTCGGCGACGTCCTTCATCATCTTCGAGCAATCGGCGGCGGCGCTCGCGTATTGCGGGAGGTCGTTCTTCTGCGCGAGGACGTTGAGCTCGCCAAACATGCGCTCCAGCTTGCGCGCCGCCGAAAGGTCCGTGGCATCGACCGAGAGCGCGCTCACGCACTCCTGCACGCCGTAGAGGATCCCTTTGGCTTGCTCCAAGAATTCGCGATGCTGCACGGCGTGAATCGGCTCCGGCCCCGTCGCGCGCGACGGCGGCGGCCCCGGCTCTTCTTCGGCGAACGAGAACTCTTCGCCGCGGCTCGTGGCGACGGCGATCTCCGGCAGGTTCACCTGACGCAAGATTCGGTTCGTGTCGCGGGCAACTTGCTCGAGGAACCCGTGTGTCACGGGCGTCGTGTGCTCGACGACCCCCATCATGCGCGCCTGGAGCTCGGAGGCGGCTTCGCTCACGTTGCTGAGACCGGCAAACGAGGCGCTCCCCTTGAGGGTGTGAAAAATGCGCTCGACGCTCTTCGACGACGACTCGTCCTTGGGGTTCTCGAGCAACTTCTGCAGGTAGCCCTGCAGCGGCACCAACAGGTCGCGAGCCTCGTCGTGGAACATCGTGTCGAGCTCGCCCTCCGGGACGACCTCGAGCTCTTCGCTCGGGAGGTCGGTCACTTCTTCGGCGGGCGCTGCCACGTACATGACGCCGAGGCGCGGCGCGCCGGCCATGTGGAGCATGCGCTCGAGGTCGCGGATCTGCTGTTCGATGAACGCCGGCGTGATGCTCGTCGAACCGATGATGACACCCTCGAAGTTGCGGCGAAGCTGCTCCGAGAGCTTGTGAACCTCAGGGAAGCCGGCGGCGCCAGCGCCACCCTTGATGCCGTGGAGGATGCGCTCGATGTGACCCGCGGCGACCATTTTGTCGGCATCATCGATGAACGCTTGCACGTGGCGAGCGAGCGCTTCGCCGGACTCGCGGACCTCTTCACGGAAGATGACCTGAAGCTCTTCGTCGAAGACGGGCGCCTGCGACGGCGGGGCGCTGACGTCGTTCGGGTCGACGGTCGAGGCGGGGGCCGACGCGGCGAGGCTCGCGCGAACCTCGGCGTCGTAGGCGGGCCCTTCGACCTTCTCGGCGAACGGTGCGCCGACGACGTCGGCGAGCTTGTCGCGAAACGCGAGGAGGAGCCACTCGGCCTCGTCGCTGTCGTGCTTCAGCTCGAGGTCGAGCATGGCGCGCATCTCGGTGGCGCCTTCCGCGCAATGTTGCGCGATGCGCCGCGCCTCCTTCGCGTGAGCCTCGATGGCGCGGACCTCTTCAAGGCCCTTGCCGGCCAGATGCTCGAGCATCCGGGCGCTCTCGGCCAGCGAGTTCGCCTGAACGAGGCTCGAGGTGCCGCTGACGGCATGCGCGAAGTCGCCGACCTTCTCAAAGAGCGGCGCGCCGTTGATGTCCTTCAGCGACGTCTGGTCGAGCGACGGGGAGGCGAGAAGCGCTCGTGCCGCTTCTTCGATTCGACCCAGGAAGTTCGTGATGTCCGTCGTGAACGTCTCGCGGACATCGTCGATTGAGAATCCTGACATACCAGCCCCTCACGCTCGGCCAGGCCGAGAAAAACCGGGAAGCAAAAAGTGTCGAAAACCGTGGGCGGCCTCAGGCCACCTTGAACTGACGGATGTTCTGCGTGATTTGCTCGGTGAGCGAGATGAGCTCGCCGACCGTGGCCACGGTTCCGTCAGCGCCCTTCTGCGTCTGCTGGGCGATGGCGGTGACCTCTTCCATCGTGCGCACCATGGTCTGCGTGCCCTCGACCTGCGCCTTCGCGACGGTAGCGATGTGAGCGACGAGGCCGGCCGACTCGGTGGACACCTGGCGAATCTTGCCAAGCGACACGCCGGCTTCGGCGACCAGCTGCGACTCCTGCTCAACGACCTGCGTCTGCCGCTCGATGGCTTCGGCGGTTTCCTTCGTCTCGGCGTGGATGGCCTTGACGAGCTTGTCGATTTCCTTGGTGGCGGCGGCCGTTCGTTCGGCGAGCTTGCGCACCTCTTCGGCAACGACGTGGAAGCCGCGGCCGTGTTCGCCGGCGAGCGCGGCTTCGATGGCGGCGTTCAGCGCGAGGAGGTTGGTCTTCTCGCTGATGCGGCTGATGGTGGCGACGATGCCCGTGATCTCGAGGGACCGATCGCCGAGAATCTTCATGCGCTTGGCACCGGCCTGAACGCTTGCGCGAAGCTCGTTCATCGTCGAGATGACGTTCTCGACGCGCTCGGCGCCTTCGATGGCTGACGCCTCGGTGCGCTGTGCGGCGGTCGCCGCCGTGAGGGCGTCCTGGCTGACGCGAGAGTTCTCTTCGCTCATCTGCATGACGAGCTGGCGAGCGGTGAGGATGTCCTTCGCTTGGTTGGTGGCGCCGTTGGCCATGCCCTTCGCGAGGCTCGAGATCTCGACGACGGCGCGGTTGGAACGCTCCAGCTGTTGCTGGATGCGACCGATAAGGTTCTGCATGCTCTCGAGGAGGTTGTTGAAGCCGTCGGCCACGTTACCGAGGGCTCCTTCCGTCACGCGGGCGCGGACCGTGAGGTTTCCGTCGGCGGCGTCCGAGACGACCTGCAGCAAGTCGAAGATGTTCTCTTGGAGCTGGCGGTTCTCGTCTTCAACGCGGTTCTTGAGCGTACGAGCTTCGACGAGGGCGTCGTTGATCTGGCCGTATTGCGTGCCGATCTGACCGAGCTCGTCTTGCGCGTCGAGGCGGAGTTGCTCTTCCATGGTGCCGGCGATCATGCGGCCCGTCGCGGAGCCGAGGACGGCGATGGAGCGCTGAACCGAGAGGAAGAAGCCTACGAACAAGTACGCGAGCGCGAGGGCCGCGAAGACGGCGATGCCGAGGGCGAGGTTTCGGTCGAAGGTATAGCCGTCGACGCGGTCTTCGATGAGGGCGTCGAGCTGGGGACCGATGCGGCGCCAGAGCTCAACGGTCTGCAGCGCGTTCTCAAGCGTCGCCGTGACGATGGGGCGGAGCGCGTCCTGGTTCGGCTTTTCTTTCGCCGTGAGGAACTTGGTGCGGACCATCTCGGCGTGCTGGTTGAGCTTGTCGAGGGACTTCTCGGCGAGCTTCAACGTCTGCGCGACGTTTTGACCGCGCTTCTTGGCGGCTTCGCGGAAGCCGGCAAAGTTGGTCTTGTCGAGCTCCGTCGTTTGATTGAGGAACTGCTTGTAGATACCGGCGAGTTCGACGTTTCGTTCCGCTTCGGCCTGCTCGTCGGGCTGCGGCCTCATGCCGAGCGTCGCCGAGCGCGCGATGCTGTCGACGAGCGACGGCATCTTGCGGAGGTAGGCGTCCATCAAGAAGTAGCTCTCGAGCTCTTGGTCGAGGACGAGGTTGGAGTTCGAGCCGGCTTGGTTGAGTACCAGGTCGATCATCAAAGAGGCGATGTCGGCGTGGTACTTGTCGGCCTCGTCGGCCGTGGCGAGCTTCTGCTTCTGGAGCCCCTCCCAGAGGGTCTTCGCCTGCTTCCACTTCTTCGTGGTGCGAAGCTCGTCGCCGACCTCGGCATCCTGCTCGTCGACCTTCTTGACGGCCTTGTTGGCCTCTTCCGTGGCCGCCGTGACGTCGCCGCTAAAGCCCGTCAAGCCCAACGCCACGCCGACCGAGGCCACGCGCCGTCGCTCGATTTGGTAGAGGAACTCGCGCGCCGGCTCGACCCAGCGAACGCCGCTTCGCTCCTTCTCGTTGAACTCGATGCGCTCTTGCGAGATGGCGTTCTGGAGGAAGAGGACGTAGCCGAGCGGGACCGCTACGAGCACGCCGATGATCAAGAATTTCCAGACGTATTTCAGTCTGTTCATCAAGGCCATGGAAGGCTGAAAGAGGAACGAGACCATCCCCCACACCTGTCCGAACCCGCTCGGCGTCCCGCCAGCATTCATGGTCGTCTTCTCCTAAAACTCGAAACTCTCAAATCGCACCGGCAGCGCGGGAAGCGCGTGGCTGAGTGGCCGCTCCGCCGGTGAAAAACTCTTTGTCGCCCCGCCAGAACCCCCGGAGGTCTCTGGCCCCATCCCCTAAGCCGCTATCTTCCTCGCTACTGATATTTCAGTTGCTCCAGTCGCTGCAAAAGAGCGGCTGTGTCGAGCACCGTGACGAAGAGGCCTCCACGGTTGTCGGCCTCCAAGAATCCCTGGACGAGCGGGTTGTCGCCGCCGGCTTTCGGCCGGCTGAGGACGCCCGGTCCGATCTCGAGGACGATCTCCATCCGGTCGATGAGGACGCCCGCCATGAGGTTGCTCGCTCGAATCACGAGGACCGGGTACGGCTTTCCGTCACCGACCGTGATTTCCGAGCGTTTGCTGGCAGGGATCTCGAGAATTTCAGCCAGGTCGATCAGCGCCAGCGGTGTTCCGCGGAAGTTGAACAGGCCGAGCATGGCCGACTTGGACAGCGGCACGGGAGCCAATTGGTCGACTGTCACCAGCTCGCCAACGAGGCCGATGTCGAGGGCGAAGCAGTCGCCGCAGAGCCAGAACGCGCACACGCGCTGGACCCCGCCGCCCTTGTTGGCAGCGCCTTGTGATCCCCCCGACCCGCCGGACCCCTTGCCGCTGCTCTGACCGCTGCCGGAACGGCCGGAGGAGCCCGAGCCGCTTCCGCCTTTCGAGGAGCCGCGCGAGCGGGAGGAACCTTTGGAAGACTCAGTTGCCATGGTTTCCCTTCAGCTGACTTCAGCCGACGTAACGCTTGATGATTGCTTGGAGCGTGTCGGGGGTGAACGGCTTCGCGACGTGGTCGTCGGCGCCTTGTTTCTGGCCCCAGAAGCGGTCGCTGTCGCCGCCCTTGGACGTCACGAGGACGACCGGAATCTTGGAGGTGTCGGGGTCGGTCTTGAGCTTGCGGCAGGCGTGAAAGCCGTTCATCGACGGCATCACGACGTCGAGGAAGATGAGCTGCGGCTTCACCTCTTTGGCCCGGGCGAGCGCCTCGCTGCCGTCGGTGGCGTATTCAGGCTTGTGACCGGACGACGTCACGACGCGGCCGATGAGCTCGCGGTCGGTCTGTACGTCGTCAACGATGAGAATGGTTCCCATGGAGTCCTCGGAATTGGGCAGGCGGCGTTCAGGCGACGAGCAAGCGCTCTAGGTCAACATACGTAATGGGCTTTGTCAGTACGGAATCAAAACCGGCGGCCGAGAGCTCGTCGACCTTCTCGCGAGAAGGCGTGTCGAGCACCGCGACGACCGCCAGATGGGAGAGATCGTCGGCCTTTCGGACCTGGGCCACGGCGCGTACCGCAGCGTCGCCGGCGGCGTCCGCGTTGAGGATGACCATCCGCGGCCTCTCCCTGAGGATCGCGGCGAAGATGTCTTTGTCGGAGTCGAAGGCCACGAGCGACAGGGGCTCGGCGCGGTTCTGAAGCAGCTTGGTGAGCGGCGCCTGGAACCCTTCGACGTCGGGCTCGAGGATCATGACGGCGCTGGGTCGCTTGGTCTCGGCGGCGACCGCTGCGACGTGCCGCTCGCGGATGAGCCCCACGTGGAGGAGCCTCGCGACGATGTGGGCGGCCTCGCGCGCCGGTAGGCCGCTGCGGTTCGTCAGCGTCTGAACGCTGTTGCCACCACCCACGAGGCTGAGAATGCGGCGCTCCTCGGCGGAGAGCTCGAAGTCGCGAAGGCGGCGGCTGAAGTTCTCGGCGCGCTCGAAGACCGCCTCGGTCTTGGGCAGACGCGCCTCGACGGTCGCGCGGCCAGAAGGCCGACGGAACAGCTCGAGCTCGAGCTGGTCGACCGAGATGCGAAGGCCGTAGGCGTCGACGTAAGAAGGGTGCGTCGGCCGCTCGCGCCAGAAAAAGCGCACCGAGCTCGCCTCGATGATGTCGAGGAGCGAGCGCTTTCCCTGCCTTTGAAGCAACGGCGCGAGATCGGTCGTCGGCAGGTAGCCGCGCTCGGCGAGGGTCACGAAGAACGGCTTGCCGCTCGAGCGCTGGTCGGCTTCTGCGCGCTCGCGCACGTCGGCGGCGAGGGCCGGCAGCGCGACCTTCGCGTCGCGGCAGTAGTCGATGGGATCGTGGCTCGTGGCGAGGAGGACTTCGCCGCGGCGAAGGTACGCGACGACCTTGCGGCTGCCGGCGGCGAGCCAAAGCTCGCCCGTTTGACCCGAGGCACGGATCATCTTCACGATGTCCGTGGGGGACCAGCCGGTGGCCTTGCCGGAGAGCGACCCCTCGCCCTCTTCGACCGGCTCCGCGGGGCCAGCGCCGCCGAGCACTTCTTTGAAGACCGGCACGAGGGCGTCGAGCACTTGTCCGACGAGCTCGGGCGTCAAAAACTTTCGCGCAAAGTAGGGCGCCGGTTGGTTGGCGCCGAGCTGCGCCATCCAGTCGGGGATGCGCGCAAACTGCGGCCGCAGCGACGCGAAGAGCGACTTCGCCGCCGTCTCCTTCTGGCGAAAGGAGAAGAGCGAGACGCTGGCCGGCGCCGGCGGACGCGACGGCCTCAGCGACGCCGTCGCCGCTTGCGCCTTCTTGTCGAGCACCGCTTGCACACGCGTGACGATGTCGTCGGGCGAAAACGGCTTCGAGACGTAGTCGACCTGCGCGCGCATCCCCTTGAAGAGCTCGCGGACGTTCTCGTCCTTCGCCGTCATCAAGATGATCGGTACGTTGGCCGTGCGCGCATCCTGACTAAGCCGCTGCGCGACATCGATGCCACGCATGTCGGGGAGGACGAAGTCGAGGAGAATGAGCTCGGGGATGCCGTGGTGATGCGTCGCCTTGAGCAGGCCCTCATGGCCCGTCGTGGCGTAGTCGATGGTGGCATCGATGTTCTTGAGCGCCAGGCCGACGGCCTTGCGAACGGTGAGGCTGTCGTCGATGACGAGGAGACGCGACGTCATCAGCGCACCTCCGCGACAATGCCAGAGACCTTGCGCGGGCCTTGGCGAAGGCGCCCGGTAAGCAAATCGAGGACCGCCGGCCCACCTTCGGCGACGGCCTTGGCGATATCGTCTTCCGCGCCCGACGCGCCCGTCAGCGCGACGACAACGTCGCCGCTCGCGGCTCCAAAACGCATCATGAGGGAACCCGTCTTTCCGAAAGCGTTGGAGAGGTTGTACGCGTTGGGCAGTCGCATCGGCGAAAGGATGCGAAGCGGCACTTCGGGCCCCGCCGGCCAATAGACGATCCAGTCTTCACCGTCGGGCGCGAGGTGCAGCGCGGCGTAGCTGCCGCCGAGCATGTCACGGAGCTTGCGCTCCTTCTCGTCGTCGGGCTCTTCGCGGCGCATGGCGTCGGCCACGCGGGCCGCTTCCGCGTCGACGAGCAACGGTGCGCCCGGGTCAACGCGAAGGAGAGCCGTGAGCCCCTCGGTCGTGCCTTGCACAACGAGCGGCAACGAATCGCTGGGGGTGTCACCGCCACACGTCATGGCGCCGACCCAACCGTTGGCGTGTTGACGCTCGCTCGTGCGGACGGGACCGTGGCGGGCGTCGGCGGGCCCGGCACCGAGGAGGCTCCCGGTGGCGCTCACAGTGTTGGCGGTGAGGGCTCGAATGCGCGCGGCGATGCGCCCCGCAGACAGCGGCGGAGAGAGCAGCGTCACGCGGCCGCTCTGAATCGTCACCGTCGGTCGCACGAGCGGCTCTTCGCAGAGGAGCAAGAGCGAGATCGTCGGCATGCTGCGCGTCATGAGCTCGACGATGTCGTCGGGCACGCGACGCTCACCAGCGGCGAGCCACGCGACGAGCAGCGCCGGCGGCGGAGCACCGGTGGCCGCGAGCCACGAGACGAGCTGCGTGGCCGGTGCAGCGGTTGCGTCGCCAGTCCAAAGGAAACGGCGGACGCCCGCTGCTTCACACGCGCCGACGATGTCGCCGAGCAACGACTCGGGCATGCGGTGCGATGCCACCACGACGGTGGACTTGCTCTCTTCGGGCGATTGATTGGTCACGTCAGACCCCCACGAAATCGCTTGAACCGACGAGGTCCTTGAGGAGCGTCGGAACGTCGAGCCAACCGATGGAACGGTTGTCGATGGTTCGAGCCGCCGAGATCCACGGCGGCAACTTGTCACTGCCCGGTTGGTCGCGCTTCGCGCGCACGGTCGCTTGAACCATTCCAACGACGCTCAAGACTTCGAGCGCCCATCCGATGTCGGACTCGTCGGCGCTGACGACGATGCCCTCTGTCTCCTTGCGACGTGGAGCGTCGGGAGCGCGATCACCGATGAGCGCAACGGAGATGATGATGCGCCCCTGATAGACGGCGAGACCACCGACCCAACGACGCGCCAACTGCAGCGGCGTCGTTTCGTACTGGATGATTTGATAGACGGAGTCGACGGGAACAGCGACGCGAGCTCTCCCGATGGAGAACTCGAGACCCGTCTGGATCGGCGCCTCGGTCGACGTGTCGCTCATAATGGCGGCACAACGTACTCCTTAGTTTCTTCCGCGATCAAGCCTGCGGCATGTGTTTCTTTGGAGCGCAAGCGCGAGCGATGAAGGCGCAAATGTGGGTGGAGGAAGGCGTGTCACGCGACACCCGCGCAGGACAAAACGCAAAGCGCCCCGACCGCGAGGTCGAGGCGCTTGCAGAATGCAGCGGTCCGAACGGCTTAGCTGGCAGAGCGGGACCGCGTGGGTGCCTCGCGCGCCGCGCTACCCCTTCTTCGGGGCCGCCGGCGCCGCCGCCGCGGGTTTGGCCTGCGCGCCCTGGAAGAACGCCTTCAGATCGTTGACGGGAACCCAGGAGCCGTCTTTGGCCCCCGTGATCCAGACCTTGTCGAGGCCCTGATTGTCGGCAGCGCCGAAGGTGACCGGCGCGCCGAGACCCGGGTCCCAGTCACGAATCGAGGCGAGCGAGGTCTGGAACTTCGCTCGCGTGAGATCTTTGCCCGAGCGCTTGAGGGCTTCGACCAAGACCTTCGCGTTCACGAAACCCTCAAGGGCCCCGAAGCTGTAGCGCAGCGAGCGATAGTTGGGGTCCTGGAGGTCCGCCGGCGGCGTCGGGTTGCGCTTGTCGACGAGGTTTCGGTACTCGGCGACGACGGGGACTTCAACGGCCTCCCACGACGGAACCACCTGGGTGTTGATGAGGTTGGTCGTGACCTTCTTGCCCGAGTCCTTCTCGTACTGGTTGAGCATGCGGATCAGCGTGTCGGCGCCGACGAAGCTCACGTTCGAGATGGGAGCCTGGTAGCCGGCGTTGCGAGCGTCACGAACGAAGCCGGCGCACGCCTGGTACGCGCCCACGGAGACAATCGCGTCGACGCCCTTGGCCTTGAGCTCTTCGACCTGCTTCGCGTTCGAGACGTCGAACTTCTGCCCACGCTCGTACCGCGTGACGACGACCTCCGGCAACTTGAGGGTGGGGTCCTTTTCGTTGAGCTGCCGAACCGCCAACTTCGTGCCCGAAAGGCCGGCCTCGCCGTAGGCGTCGTTTTGGATGAAGACGCCGATCTTTCGATGGCCGAGCTTGATGTAGTTCTCGACGCTCTCGCGGGTCTCCTGGTTGTACCCAGCGCGGACGTTGTAAACCTGCTCGAGGAAGGGCGCCTCGCGCTGCTTCTGACCGCCCGTGAAATTTCCGAGGAGCACGAGCTTCTGCTCCTTCGTCTTCTCGAGCTCCGGCAAGACTGCGTAGAGCGTCGGCGTGCCGACGGAGTTGAAGAGCGCGAAGACCTTGTCTTCGCCCATCAGCTTCTTGAAGGCCTCGACGGCGGGCTCGGGGTTGTAGGTGTCGTCGCGAGAGATGAGCTCGATCTTGCGGTCGTGAACGCCACCGTTTGCGTTGACCTCTGCGATGTACGCTGTCGCGCCGCGCCACACCTCGGTCCCGAGGCCTGCCGACGGGCCACGGAAGACGGCGAACTGGCCGATGATGACCTTGTCGTCGAAGACGCCGACGTCGGTTTGCTTCTTTTCTTGCGAGGGATCGGGATCCATCTCGACGGCACGCCTCTTCTTGCCGCAACCCGCCAAGAGAACGACCGTCGAGGCAACAAGGAGCCAGCCGAGTTTTCGCATGAGAATCCCTTTCCGGTGGTGCGCGCTCTTGGCTCAAAGCCGGGCGCGCGATTTCGCCTGCAACAGACAAAGCGGCGACCATGCAACTTTACACGGGCACCCAGGAAGGCCGTCAAGATTCGGGCGCGTGGGCCCGCACGATTTATCGCTCCTTGTGAAGCGTTCGGCGGCGCCGACCTACAGCGAAACCGACGAGCTCCTCGTCGACGGTCGGCCCTCTCCCCGTTGAACGTGAACGTGCCCGCTCCCGGTCCGATCTCGGCCAGCCGGCTCAACCGCAAGGGCGCGCAGACCTCTTGCACACTGCACCTTTTCAAACTGGGCACGAGGTCGCATGAAGTGCGTATGCACAATCGCTTCGCCGAAGCGTTGACACTTGGAAAGCTCCGTTGTTAGCGTCGCGGCTGCGCTGGTCAAAAGCCGGCGCAGTTGCGGCAGCGCCTTCGCAGGCCGCACACGCATCGACCGCGAGCGTTGTCCCGAGTCCCGCACTCGAACTCACGGTGAAGCGAGCAACGAGCTGCGAACCCCGGTTCGCTCCCCTGCGTAAGCTCTCACTCGATGCGCGAACGTTTCACAGAAGTTTGTCCATAAACATCGAACTGGGTTATCCGTTACGCCAGCCTGCTTTGGTGCTTTCGCCGAAAGCGGTCAGGCACTCTTCGGAACCAAAAGCGCAGCTGTAGGCCACAAAAGCTGCGTTTCACTGTGCGAAAGGTGGAGACATGTTTGAGCGCTTCGGATCGCCGTGTGTGATCGCCGCCGCTTCTGTCATTGTGCTGGCTGCGACCCCTGCCGCGGCGCAGGGAACGCCTCCTGCGCCTCCCGGCGGGGATGCGCCGCCTGCTGCTGCCCCGGCCCCTGCGCCGGCGGCGGGAGCTTCGGCGGGTGGGTCGCTTTCAACGGGGGGCTTGACGCTCGGCGGTAGCGCCGACGTTCCGCCGCCTCCACCGGCCGGCGGCAGCGCCGACGGGAAGCCAGAGGAAAAGTGGGAAGCCCCCACCGCCGGGTACAACGGCGCGTTCTACGTCAAGAGCAAGAACGACTGGTTTCATCTGTATTTCAACGGACGCCTGCAGTTCGACTTCACGGCGCCGTTCGCCGCGGGTGCCTACCAGGCGAACCTCTTCCCCGGGTTTCTCGTGCGCCGCATGCGCATCGAGAACAGCGGCTGCTTCGGCGACAACTTCTGTTACTCGATGCAGCCGGACTTCGGCCCGACCTCAGTGACGGGCACGAACCAAGCGGCCGCGCCGCGCACGTCGAGCATCATGGCGACGGCCTTCGTGAACTACAAGGCGCATGACCTCCTGCAGGTCATGATGGGTATCGTTCAGACGCCCTTCGGCCTCGAGGCTCGCACGACGTCGAAGTACAAGGATTTCCTCGAAGACGGCATCTCGACCAAGTTCGCCGTCCCGAACGCCACCGAGCAAGGCGTCACGCTCTGGGGCGCTACCGACAAGAACATGTTCAACTACGAAGTTGGCGTGTTCGGCGGCGATGGCGCTGCGCGCACCAACGCCGACGGTCGCTTCGACTTCATCGGTCGCGTCTTCGCGATCCCGATGGCCGGGTCGAAGGGCCCGGTGGAGAACCTTCAGATCGGCGTCTCCGGCAAGTACGGGTCGCGCGACACGAAGAAGGTCAACTACGACATGCACAGCATCACGACCGGCAACGGCGTGGCGCTCTGGAGCCCGACCTACGCGGCGGGCGCTGCTGGAACGACCCGCATTCTCCCCGCTGGCGGCCAGATGGCCTTCGGTGGTGAGCTCCGCGTTCCCGTCGAGAACTTCGACCTCACCGGTGAGTTCCACTACGTGAGCAACAAGACCCGCGAAGAGCTCGACAGCCGCCTCGGCTCGGGCAACTTCGAACGTTACGGCGAGCTCTCGGGCATCGCCTACTACGCGCAAGCCAGCTACTGGTTCGGCAAGCGCGACATCAACGGCCAGCCGGGCTACTTCCGCATCGCGAAGATGAAGTTCAAGAAGCCCGAGGCTCCGAAGGCTGGCGACAAGCCGAAGGGTCCCGACACGGCGTGGCGCGTCCGCGTTCGCTACGACCAGGTCATGGCGAAGTACGAAGGCGCGAAGGACAACGGCGCTGTCACGCAACGCGCCGTGAACGGCGTCCAGGTTCCCTTCTACGACGGCGACATCAACATCCGGT
Proteins encoded:
- a CDS encoding response regulator; protein product: MTSRLLVIDDSLTVRKAVGLALKNIDATIDYATTGHEGLLKATHHHGIPELILLDFVLPDMRGIDVAQRLSQDARTANVPIILMTAKDENVRELFKGMRAQVDYVSKPFSPDDIVTRVQAVLDKKAQAATASLRPSRPPAPASVSLFSFRQKETAAKSLFASLRPQFARIPDWMAQLGANQPAPYFARKFLTPELVGQVLDALVPVFKEVLGGAGPAEPVEEGEGSLSGKATGWSPTDIVKMIRASGQTGELWLAAGSRKVVAYLRRGEVLLATSHDPIDYCRDAKVALPALAADVRERAEADQRSSGKPFFVTLAERGYLPTTDLAPLLQRQGKRSLLDIIEASSVRFFWRERPTHPSYVDAYGLRISVDQLELELFRRPSGRATVEARLPKTEAVFERAENFSRRLRDFELSAEERRILSLVGGGNSVQTLTNRSGLPAREAAHIVARLLHVGLIRERHVAAVAAETKRPSAVMILEPDVEGFQAPLTKLLQNRAEPLSLVAFDSDKDIFAAILRERPRMVILNADAAGDAAVRAVAQVRKADDLSHLAVVAVLDTPSREKVDELSAAGFDSVLTKPITYVDLERLLVA
- a CDS encoding chemotaxis protein CheW, which encodes MSDTSTEAPIQTGLEFSIGRARVAVPVDSVYQIIQYETTPLQLARRWVGGLAVYQGRIIISVALIGDRAPDAPRRKETEGIVVSADESDIGWALEVLSVVGMVQATVRAKRDQPGSDKLPPWISAARTIDNRSIGWLDVPTLLKDLVGSSDFVGV
- a CDS encoding ABC transporter substrate-binding protein, which produces MRKLGWLLVASTVVLLAGCGKKRRAVEMDPDPSQEKKQTDVGVFDDKVIIGQFAVFRGPSAGLGTEVWRGATAYIAEVNANGGVHDRKIELISRDDTYNPEPAVEAFKKLMGEDKVFALFNSVGTPTLYAVLPELEKTKEQKLVLLGNFTGGQKQREAPFLEQVYNVRAGYNQETRESVENYIKLGHRKIGVFIQNDAYGEAGLSGTKLAVRQLNEKDPTLKLPEVVVTRYERGQKFDVSNAKQVEELKAKGVDAIVSVGAYQACAGFVRDARNAGYQAPISNVSFVGADTLIRMLNQYEKDSGKKVTTNLINTQVVPSWEAVEVPVVAEYRNLVDKRNPTPPADLQDPNYRSLRYSFGALEGFVNAKVLVEALKRSGKDLTRAKFQTSLASIRDWDPGLGAPVTFGAADNQGLDKVWITGAKDGSWVPVNDLKAFFQGAQAKPAAAAPAAPKKG